A stretch of bacterium DNA encodes these proteins:
- the iolB gene encoding 5-deoxy-glucuronate isomerase, translating into MSYLIKSRRRGPGYTRLAAPGTAGLRHMEFGVVELTGGAAHEIVTGDREAVVYVLSGAGTVTAGGRADAMRLGPRRSVFTDPPSAAFLPPGTSATLAAADGGFVGAVVYASSASRAPALVVGPGDVERRTAGAANWERAVYNVVDAARGAQRLMVGETINPPGNWSSYPPHKHDTRSASGELPMEEVYFYLARPDGGFGLQMLYTAPGTPDPIDEVYRVESGDLLVIPRGYHPVVAAAGYDLFYLWAMAGDESKYGAWSDDPAHAWVRDKERDIARR; encoded by the coding sequence ATGTCGTACCTGATCAAATCCCGCCGCCGCGGCCCGGGGTACACGCGGCTGGCCGCTCCTGGGACCGCCGGGTTGCGCCACATGGAGTTCGGCGTGGTTGAGTTGACCGGCGGCGCCGCGCACGAGATCGTCACCGGTGATCGTGAAGCGGTGGTGTACGTGCTCTCGGGCGCCGGTACCGTCACGGCAGGGGGCCGCGCGGACGCGATGCGCCTCGGGCCTCGTCGGAGCGTGTTCACCGATCCTCCGTCGGCGGCCTTCCTGCCGCCCGGGACGTCCGCCACGCTCGCCGCCGCGGACGGCGGGTTCGTCGGGGCGGTCGTGTACGCATCGAGCGCCTCCCGCGCGCCCGCGCTGGTGGTCGGCCCGGGCGACGTCGAGCGCCGCACCGCGGGGGCCGCGAACTGGGAGCGCGCGGTCTACAACGTGGTCGACGCGGCGCGCGGCGCGCAGCGGTTGATGGTCGGCGAGACGATCAACCCGCCTGGGAACTGGTCGAGCTATCCGCCGCACAAGCACGACACCCGCTCGGCGTCGGGCGAACTGCCGATGGAGGAGGTCTACTTCTACTTGGCGCGCCCCGACGGCGGATTCGGGCTGCAGATGCTCTACACGGCACCGGGGACCCCCGATCCGATCGACGAGGTCTACCGCGTGGAGAGCGGCGACCTGCTGGTGATCCCGCGGGGGTACCACCCGGTCGTCGCCGCAGCCGGGTACGACCTGTTCTACCTCTGGGCGATGGCGGGGGATGAGTCGAAGTACGGTGCCTGGAGCGACGATCCCGCGCACGCGTGGGTGCGCGACAAGGAGCGGGACATCGCGCGCCGCTGA
- the mutL gene encoding DNA mismatch repair endonuclease MutL has protein sequence MSARPPRASITVLPRTAAERIAAGEVVERPASVVKELVENSLDAGAHRITIEIEDAGRRLIRVGDDGEGIPADELATAFERFATSKIRSAEDLTQIRTYGFRGEALPSIAAVARVAVVTRVRGDDAAARIAVTGGARTDVIPAAGGQGTTVTVEDLYFNTPARKEFLRSPARETAVIVETVEALALAAPDVSLRLVDGGRELLWAPAEPFAARARRLLGPQLAPHTLEVNGSGRAVRLSGVIGTPQVAQRRRTHQWFLVNGRPIRSPLLARALATAFHTLIPDDRYPMAVLNLRIAPDEVDVNVHPRKAEVRFTRDAEIFDDVVREIRRALHETSLLHVVGPDHGGAPSDVRGDTPRFAAGAAAADLGALPVTGERASLFEPETPWAPASGVEAWPEIRLIGQLALTYLVGQADGDLVLIDQHAAHERVLYERLLDQRDAAGVRAQGLVVPVVLELSRAEMAVHHELDAALRALGFELEPFGPSAVRLTAVPAIAAARAPDVLLRACLHDLRGEPGPHAGRDLEERLAIATACHTAIRAGDRLDPAAMAALLHDLARTRDPFSCFHGRPTMVRVRAQDLERWFYRRT, from the coding sequence GTGAGCGCGCGCCCGCCCCGCGCCTCGATCACGGTACTGCCCCGCACCGCCGCCGAACGCATCGCGGCGGGAGAGGTCGTCGAACGGCCGGCGTCGGTCGTCAAGGAGCTCGTCGAGAACAGCCTGGACGCGGGAGCGCACCGGATCACGATCGAGATCGAGGACGCGGGCCGCCGATTGATCCGCGTCGGCGACGACGGCGAGGGGATTCCCGCAGATGAGCTCGCGACCGCCTTCGAACGGTTTGCAACGAGCAAGATCCGTTCCGCCGAAGATCTGACGCAGATCCGCACGTACGGATTCCGAGGCGAAGCGCTGCCGAGCATCGCCGCGGTCGCCAGGGTCGCCGTGGTCACCCGGGTCCGCGGGGACGACGCGGCCGCCCGGATCGCCGTGACCGGTGGCGCTCGCACCGACGTGATACCGGCCGCCGGCGGACAGGGCACCACGGTCACCGTCGAGGACCTCTACTTCAACACGCCCGCGCGCAAGGAGTTTCTGCGCTCCCCCGCGCGCGAGACCGCGGTGATCGTGGAGACCGTGGAGGCGCTCGCCCTCGCCGCCCCGGACGTGTCGCTCAGGCTGGTGGACGGCGGACGCGAGCTGTTGTGGGCGCCGGCCGAGCCGTTCGCCGCACGCGCACGCCGGCTGCTGGGGCCGCAGCTTGCGCCGCACACGCTGGAGGTGAACGGTTCGGGCCGGGCGGTGCGCCTGAGCGGGGTGATCGGCACCCCGCAGGTCGCGCAGCGCAGACGCACGCACCAGTGGTTTCTCGTGAACGGCCGACCGATCCGGAGCCCCCTGCTCGCGCGCGCGCTCGCCACCGCGTTCCATACCCTGATCCCCGACGACCGGTATCCGATGGCCGTGCTCAACCTGCGCATCGCTCCGGACGAGGTGGACGTCAACGTCCATCCTCGCAAGGCGGAGGTGCGATTCACGCGCGACGCCGAGATCTTCGACGACGTCGTGCGCGAAATCCGCCGCGCGCTGCACGAGACGTCGCTGCTGCACGTCGTCGGGCCAGATCACGGAGGCGCCCCGAGCGACGTGCGCGGCGACACGCCCCGGTTCGCCGCCGGTGCGGCCGCCGCGGATCTCGGCGCGCTCCCTGTCACGGGGGAGCGTGCCAGCCTCTTCGAACCAGAGACTCCGTGGGCGCCCGCGTCGGGCGTCGAGGCGTGGCCCGAGATCCGCCTGATCGGACAACTCGCGCTCACGTACCTCGTCGGGCAGGCGGACGGCGATCTCGTCCTGATCGACCAGCACGCGGCGCACGAGCGCGTGCTGTACGAGCGTCTCCTCGATCAGCGCGACGCCGCGGGCGTGCGCGCGCAGGGGTTGGTCGTACCGGTGGTGCTCGAGTTGAGCCGGGCCGAGATGGCCGTCCACCACGAGCTCGACGCGGCCCTGCGCGCATTGGGGTTCGAGCTCGAGCCGTTCGGCCCGTCGGCGGTTCGGCTCACCGCCGTGCCGGCGATCGCCGCCGCGCGCGCACCCGATGTGCTACTGCGCGCGTGCCTCCACGACCTGCGCGGCGAACCGGGGCCCCACGCCGGGCGCGACCTGGAGGAGCGCCTCGCGATCGCCACGGCGTGCCACACCGCGATCCGTGCCGGAGACCGGCTGGATCCGGCGGCGATGGCCGCCCTCCTCCACGACCTCGCGCGTACGCGCGACCCGTTCTCGTGCTTCCACGGACGCCCCACGATGGTGCGGGTGCGCGCCCAGGATCTCGAGCGGTGGTTCTACCGACGTACGTAG